CAACTATTTGATCTTATGAACGAAGAAAATCCTATGCCAGACAATGTAGAGTATGAAATCATAAAAGCTGACGGTGCTAACTTCATCGAGTTTGAAAAGAAATAAAAGATGTTGTCCCCTATAGAGTAGGTTCTTATTCTATAGGGGATTGTTCTGTGAATTTATACACATTTCTTCAAACAAGGCATAACCATTCCTCACGACACCCAAAATACATTCTTATTAAAGGTTTCATCGTATGCTGCATTTTCAAACATCAACAATAGAAAAAATACCTCATGTTCATCATCGAACAAGACGTATTTTTTAAGAAAACTGTTGAGATATAATAAAGCATTATTTTATTGCTGGGCGGCTCAATAGTGACGTTGTTTTCTTTATTTAAGTACTTTTACATACATCCATTATAGTGAGTATCCTTGAAGAAATAGTGAGCATTCTGTTCTTTCATAGAAGTTCACTTAGTTAATATTAAAACGATAACATTTATATTCTTCTTTTTTGACAAAGCCTAATTTTTCAGCTAATGCTATTGATGGGAGATTCTCTTTCATGCAATCCCACCATAAGAGTTTCCCCTCGTCTAATATATCCGATATACAGTTCATAGCTAAATGATAGCCAATACCTTGATTACGATATTTCTCATCTGTTTCTAATCCTATTGTTTTTGTATTAGAGGTTACAAAACCACTATAACAAATACCTATTATTTCTAATCCATCAACTGCATAATAACAGTTCCCTTTATTCAGTAATTTAGTGATATCACCCCAAAAATCAGTCAATACATCATTGTAATACGTCCAATTACTGAATTCTTGATAGTTTACCTTCTCATCTCCTAATGAATATATCTTGTACTTATTTTCAACAGATGATGAATTTATATGATTCTTTCTATTCAAAGAGTATATAACTTGACTCCAATTTCGTAAGTTCTTATGACAGAATAAATCCTCTGTAGTTTCTTCCCATTCACTTGTCGTGCCTGAAACTTCAAAATGATTAATACCTTTCTCTTTTAAGAACATCGTTATATCATTTTCAATAAATGAAGTGATTTTCTCCAAAAATAATTTATTTTCATGATCACCAATGAAATAAAAACCTCTCATTCCTTGATTCCAAACCAATGCTGTTTTCGGCTTACTAACATCATCAACAAATATAGCTCCTGAATTATTGTTTTCTATAATAGAAATCACTTCTGGATATTTTATACCCTGATTTAATAGCTTAGCAATCTCATGATAATCTTTAGATAACAGCTTTATCATTATAAGGCTCCTTTATATTCATAGTTGAAAACTATGTAAATGACACTCAAAATCCTTTTTATAACCACAGCTTTCCGCTAATATGCTATAACCATAATTTTCCTATATACTGTCCCAATAAGAAGCGAAATTATTATCTCTACATTACTATAAAAATTCAGTAATTATTATTTTTGCAAGATCTTTTTTCTTTACTCCTCTTTTGGACTTGTACCACTAAATTCAAAACGATTAACACTCGTTATTAAATACTTTTAAAAAATCAATTGTTGCCATTCTCTCTGCTCGATCATGGTCAAATAACATTGCATCTATATCAAAAAATATAAATTATTCTTCTTACTCTCACTAACAAAAGTATTTTCAAACTATACAGTTATCAGTTCTTTACTAATTAAGGTAAACCTGCTCTTATATCACAATAAATTTACTAATAAGAGTGCTACGATTGTGTAATTATCTATGAGTCATACAGAAAGACGCTTTTCAGTTTTGTGGTTGAAAAGCGTCAGTTTGTGTAATATAACTTTATAAAATATGTACTGGCTCCTTGTTTAACATCCTTCTATTAGTAATTCGTGAGATAACAATTTTTGTAATATTATCATTACTGAAATTACAAATGTAATAATTGCTCTTTGGGATAAAAACTCACACCTATGAATGTCCCACTTTATTTGAAGAGACAACCTTGTTATTATTTATTCAAATTAATTATTTTCATGTTTAATTTGCTCTATTCGTTTTTTCCCCCATTCATACATCATCTCAACAATTGGTAATAAAGTCATTCCAGATTCAGTCATTGAATATTCGACTTTCGGAGGAGTTTCTGGAAACACTTCTCGTTGAACAATGCCATCTTCTATTAGTTCACGTAATTGGTTTGTTAAAACCTTATGGGATATTTTAGGGAAAAGTCTTTGGAGTTCACTGAAGCGATGTGCTCCTTCTACACCTAAATGCCACAAGATAACAACTTTCCACTTTCCACTAACAATGGATAAAGTAAGTTCTTTTTCACAATGATAATCATGATTTAATAATCTCTCTTTAATTTCTTTTCTTAAAGTATCTGACATAAGAGTTAACTCCTTTTCTTTAGTAACCGTTAGGTAACCTCCGCACTAAAAAGTGCATTCTTTACAATATCGAAAACCACCTTCATAATAAAAAATGGTTTTATATCAAATTTTTACCTTTTATGGGAGGAAAATATTTATGAATAAAAAAGCTTTACTAATTATACCACCAGAACGCTTTAATGAAGATGAATTATTTCAACCTAAAGAAGTACTAGAGACTGCAGGAGTTGAAATAACTATTGCAAGTACAAAAAAAGGGGAAATTATTGGTGACTACCAAGGTAAGATTAACTCTGAAGTGATCTTCTCTGAAGTTACAGCCACTGATTATGATGCTCTTGCGGTAATCGGGGGTTCTGGTACAAATGATCATTTGTGGGGAAATAAAGAATTGTTAAGCTACTTAAACCAAGCTCATGAAAAAAATATTCTTGTAACAGGAATTTGCGCTGGAGCAGTAACGGTAGCTAAAACCGGTTTACTTACAGATCGGAAAGCAACATGCTACCCAATTGACGTACAAAAGAATGAATTAGAAGTTCACAACGTAGATTATGTTGAACAACATGTCGTAGCACATGATGATATTATTACAGGTGATGGACCAGATGGTGCGAAAGAATTTGGAAAGAGTTTAGTTGAGGCATTAAAATAGCTCATAAACTATGCAAAACTTGTTGAGTAGAAAACTTATAGTAAGTTTTCTGTAATTAGACTATTATTATTTTTTTGTTTAACTGAACTATATACGGGGTATCACTAACAAATTAAATACTTACACGTTAAGCTTAAAACCATTGGCTAATAGGTTCTTTTCCTAAAAAGGTCATTTTAGTTATGATTTCAACATAAGCTTTACGTCAAATTGTTTGTGATATCCCTAAAAATAAGTTGAATGATTCATAACTTCATAATGCTCGTTTAACTAAAAAGCTTACACATCAAAAAATCATTTCATAGTTAATTAGACAAACTAATGATTAGCTTAAAATTAGACTTCATCGCATCGTGAGTCCAATAGAATCGGAATATTAGATAGCGTTCTTTTTAAAGCAAAAGAGATTATTTATCCTTCGGAAAATTCACTATATTAGGGAGTGTCATTATGAACATTGCATTAATTGCTCATGATAAAAAGAAAGAAGAATTAATTAGTTTTGTAACAGAGTATACCCATATTTTTAAAGACCATCAACTATTCGCTACTGGAACAACAGGTCTGAAAATCATGAAGGCTACTGATCTATCTGTCCATAGAGTCCAGTCCGGCCCACTCGGAGGGGATCAAGAAATTGGAGCGATGGTAGCAAAAAACGAAATGGACTTTGTTCTTTTTTTTAGAGATCCATTAACTGCACAGCCACATGAACCTGATGTGTCAGCACTACTTCGATTATGTGATGTCTATTCTGTCCCCCTCGCTACTAACGTAGGCACTGTAAAATTAATAATTCAATCCCTTGAAAGAGAAATGTTAACTTTGAGAAACGCAATATAAAAATTGGCACAAAATACACATGGAAACAAAGTCCATATTACACATAAAAACGCTAGAGGGGGGGCAGTTCACAACCCCAGTTTTTTGTGTTTTTGAATAAAAGCTTCATTCAATTCTATTACAAATCCTTATGTAATATTTGTTACTCTGTTAATTAATTTTATAAGCACATTTCCTTAAATCGCTTTTGTAGCCTTCTAAATCATCATTATGAGTAATGTCAAACTTTTTATCTTTCTAAAATATCCTCATACTTGT
This is a stretch of genomic DNA from Bacillus solimangrovi. It encodes these proteins:
- the mgsA gene encoding methylglyoxal synthase, with the protein product MNIALIAHDKKKEELISFVTEYTHIFKDHQLFATGTTGLKIMKATDLSVHRVQSGPLGGDQEIGAMVAKNEMDFVLFFRDPLTAQPHEPDVSALLRLCDVYSVPLATNVGTVKLIIQSLEREMLTLRNAI
- a CDS encoding winged helix-turn-helix transcriptional regulator; translated protein: MSDTLRKEIKERLLNHDYHCEKELTLSIVSGKWKVVILWHLGVEGAHRFSELQRLFPKISHKVLTNQLRELIEDGIVQREVFPETPPKVEYSMTESGMTLLPIVEMMYEWGKKRIEQIKHENN
- a CDS encoding GNAT family N-acetyltransferase, which codes for MIKLLSKDYHEIAKLLNQGIKYPEVISIIENNNSGAIFVDDVSKPKTALVWNQGMRGFYFIGDHENKLFLEKITSFIENDITMFLKEKGINHFEVSGTTSEWEETTEDLFCHKNLRNWSQVIYSLNRKNHINSSSVENKYKIYSLGDEKVNYQEFSNWTYYNDVLTDFWGDITKLLNKGNCYYAVDGLEIIGICYSGFVTSNTKTIGLETDEKYRNQGIGYHLAMNCISDILDEGKLLWWDCMKENLPSIALAEKLGFVKKEEYKCYRFNIN
- a CDS encoding DJ-1/PfpI family protein; protein product: MNKKALLIIPPERFNEDELFQPKEVLETAGVEITIASTKKGEIIGDYQGKINSEVIFSEVTATDYDALAVIGGSGTNDHLWGNKELLSYLNQAHEKNILVTGICAGAVTVAKTGLLTDRKATCYPIDVQKNELEVHNVDYVEQHVVAHDDIITGDGPDGAKEFGKSLVEALK